A DNA window from Acetobacter aceti NBRC 14818 contains the following coding sequences:
- the rapZ gene encoding RNase adapter RapZ: MVTSQIADEVPLRQILLVTGLSGAGKSSILRILEDLGHEVIDNPPLGMLDEIVARGNRPIAIGVDSRTRDFDTSTVLEALARLRMNPHLRAELIYAAADEATLLRRYTATRRRHPLAPHGSVKEGIDSERDLTGKLRAGADLVIDTSDLSAPELRRLIETRYGTWHSGPDEGLTVVLMSFAFPAGLPQEADMVFDARFLRNPHYDPVLAPQTGLDRPVADYVEADPDYEPFLNQILGMLHLVIPRFVLEGKKYATIAVGCSGGRHRSVTLVEALGRKLADISDSPGGEGPVAVVHRELARLGIAGPDSAAWRWARKPADDKADLQTDLAERLVDVAVVDNSNVNTDDRTSTSHSMVRGNA, encoded by the coding sequence ATGGTGACGTCTCAGATTGCCGATGAGGTTCCTCTCCGTCAGATCCTGCTTGTCACGGGTCTGTCGGGAGCAGGGAAATCCTCGATTCTCCGGATTCTGGAGGATCTTGGGCATGAAGTGATCGATAATCCGCCTCTGGGCATGCTGGATGAGATCGTGGCGCGAGGAAATCGTCCGATCGCAATCGGTGTGGATTCGCGTACCCGGGATTTTGACACGTCCACGGTGCTGGAAGCCCTGGCGCGTCTGCGGATGAACCCGCATCTCAGGGCCGAACTGATCTACGCTGCTGCTGACGAAGCCACGCTTCTGCGTCGCTACACGGCGACCCGCCGACGCCATCCTCTCGCACCACATGGCAGCGTCAAGGAAGGGATCGACTCGGAAAGGGATCTGACCGGAAAGCTCAGGGCCGGAGCCGATCTGGTCATTGATACGTCCGACCTGTCGGCCCCGGAGCTGCGTCGACTGATCGAGACACGCTACGGCACGTGGCACAGCGGCCCGGATGAGGGGCTGACGGTCGTGCTGATGTCGTTCGCCTTTCCGGCCGGTCTTCCACAGGAAGCGGATATGGTGTTTGACGCCCGTTTCCTCAGAAACCCGCATTACGACCCGGTGCTGGCGCCCCAGACAGGGCTTGATCGGCCGGTCGCGGACTATGTCGAGGCTGATCCGGACTATGAGCCGTTTCTGAACCAGATTCTTGGGATGCTGCATCTGGTCATTCCGCGCTTTGTGCTGGAAGGCAAGAAATACGCGACCATCGCCGTGGGCTGCTCGGGCGGGCGTCATCGCTCCGTCACGCTGGTGGAGGCGCTGGGCCGGAAACTGGCGGACATCTCCGACAGTCCGGGTGGGGAAGGGCCGGTGGCCGTCGTTCATCGGGAACTGGCGCGGCTCGGGATCGCCGGACCGGATTCCGCTGCCTGGCGTTGGGCCAGAAAGCCAGCTGATGACAAGGCCGATCTTCAGACGGATCTGGCGGAACGGCTGGTGGACGTCGCCGTTGTGGACAACAGTAACGTGAATACGGACGACAGAACGTCGACGTCGCATTCCATGGTGCGGGGAAACGCATGA
- a CDS encoding PTS sugar transporter subunit IIA — protein sequence MIGIVLVTQGALGVALRDTLEHVVGPQERLAAVSVGPDDDLLARRLELEACVAGVDDGDGVMLVTDMFGSTPSNLAVAMMEAGRIEVLGGANLPMLVKLAQMRDVHTLEECATAAEQAAHKYISRASHLPQQCLDGARRCSEGAAGEPIRILPSLSGKLCPEPLLPVSLISERKVAVG from the coding sequence ATGATCGGCATTGTACTCGTCACTCAGGGTGCTCTGGGTGTGGCCCTGCGGGACACTCTGGAACATGTCGTCGGACCACAGGAGAGACTGGCAGCCGTCAGCGTGGGACCGGATGATGATCTGCTGGCGCGGCGTCTGGAACTGGAAGCCTGCGTCGCCGGCGTTGATGACGGTGATGGTGTGATGCTGGTGACCGACATGTTCGGGAGCACGCCGTCGAATCTTGCCGTCGCGATGATGGAAGCAGGCCGGATCGAAGTACTGGGGGGAGCCAATCTCCCGATGCTGGTCAAGCTGGCCCAGATGCGCGATGTGCATACGCTGGAAGAGTGCGCGACGGCCGCTGAACAGGCAGCCCATAAATATATCAGCCGCGCTTCCCATCTCCCACAGCAATGTCTCGATGGAGCGCGACGATGCTCCGAGGGGGCCGCGGGCGAGCCGATTCGCATCTTGCCGTCTCTCTCTGGCAAGCTCTGTCCCGAGCCGCTGCTGCCTGTCAGCCTGATCTCTGAACGGAAGGTCGCAGTCGGCTGA
- a CDS encoding glucosamine inositolphosphorylceramide transferase family protein produces MSIFRTDIWRVGVVQAGFSAICRAGSLDPFAIRWLPNPGPYRFLADPFGIWRDDRLHIFVEHYDYRTRKGEIHLLLLNQELEIIQQGKVLSEPWHLSYPFILEADGETWMLPEACRSGKLILYRARRFPWEWEAVPEFHFPHAAIDASPIFTAGAWWMFYAPSSPHSDRMTALRLARADTLLGRWTDVSTQPLRRGAGSSRMGGTPQIVDRQLILPMQDCTTTYGGAIRLLTTATDPDQSMTFQEGFRITPPRSAHPFTAGLHTLSAAGDVTLIDAKRILRNMPARAGMDLRHHLGKWWEQRTAR; encoded by the coding sequence ATGAGTATCTTCAGAACCGATATCTGGCGCGTCGGCGTCGTGCAGGCCGGATTTTCCGCTATCTGCCGGGCAGGCTCCCTCGACCCGTTTGCCATCCGCTGGCTTCCCAACCCCGGTCCATACCGCTTTCTGGCTGATCCGTTCGGGATATGGCGAGACGACAGGTTGCATATCTTCGTCGAACATTATGACTATCGCACGCGCAAGGGCGAAATCCATCTCCTTCTCCTGAATCAGGAATTGGAAATCATCCAGCAGGGAAAGGTTCTTTCCGAACCATGGCACCTGTCCTATCCTTTCATTCTTGAAGCCGATGGCGAAACATGGATGCTGCCCGAAGCCTGCCGTTCGGGAAAACTGATCCTCTATCGGGCGCGCCGCTTCCCGTGGGAGTGGGAAGCTGTTCCCGAATTTCATTTTCCTCATGCCGCGATCGATGCCTCTCCGATTTTCACCGCAGGCGCATGGTGGATGTTCTACGCCCCCTCCTCTCCACATTCCGATCGCATGACGGCTCTGCGGCTGGCGCGGGCAGATACGCTGCTCGGCAGGTGGACCGACGTTTCCACCCAACCATTAAGACGCGGGGCGGGAAGCAGCCGGATGGGAGGCACACCCCAAATCGTGGATAGACAGCTTATTCTTCCCATGCAGGACTGCACAACAACCTATGGCGGGGCGATCCGCCTTCTGACGACCGCAACTGACCCCGATCAATCCATGACTTTTCAGGAGGGTTTTCGGATAACCCCGCCCAGGAGCGCACATCCGTTTACGGCGGGCCTGCATACACTCTCGGCAGCAGGTGACGTCACGCTCATTGATGCCAAACGCATCCTGCGTAATATGCCAGCACGTGCCGGAATGGATCTCCGCCACCATCTCGGAAAATGGTGGGAACAGAGGACCGCACGGTGA
- a CDS encoding HPr kinase/phosphorylase, with protein sequence MTVCDGVRRFHGGCVARRGQGVLILGASGTGKSDLLLRLLARGYDLVADDRIEMENGLVRAPTMLRGLVEVRGWGIVRRSFVPEVTPCLAVRLIRQGEAFSRLPEEGLTDGETGLPVLRLDGMMASAPERIDMALDCLEGRAFLLSQSAMLVRDD encoded by the coding sequence ATGACTGTCTGTGATGGCGTGCGAAGATTTCACGGCGGATGCGTCGCACGACGCGGGCAGGGAGTGCTGATTCTGGGAGCATCCGGCACCGGGAAGTCTGATCTTCTGCTTCGGCTGCTGGCTCGTGGTTATGATCTGGTGGCGGATGACCGGATCGAGATGGAAAATGGCCTTGTCCGGGCACCGACAATGTTGCGGGGACTTGTCGAGGTTCGTGGGTGGGGAATCGTGCGGCGTTCCTTTGTGCCAGAGGTCACGCCCTGTCTGGCTGTAAGGCTGATCCGGCAGGGAGAGGCGTTTTCCCGCTTGCCGGAAGAAGGGCTGACTGACGGAGAAACGGGGCTGCCGGTCCTGAGACTGGATGGCATGATGGCCTCCGCGCCGGAGCGGATCGACATGGCGCTGGACTGTCTGGAGGGGCGAGCCTTTCTCCTGTCGCAGAGCGCCATGCTGGTCCGTGATGACTGA
- a CDS encoding metallophosphoesterase family protein, which translates to MISHIGQSQSLAHLSDVHLPPTGVLSPKAFLGKRALSVLSWKRRRSRLHSLKTAEAVMNDITAFAPDAIADTGDLTNFGLPQEFSQAAGWLERMPAPTVVVPGNHDAMTSGSRKQALAAWDRWTAPRAEDFPFVRRIGNMALIGVCSAVASPPLMAYGRVDIDQAMRLRRILEATRDACRIVLIHHPVTPGLVPWRKSLLGWRHVAGALKEAGAELVLHGHSHCATTSFIPDTAIPLIATPSASLMSDEPDRAAGWNAFRVGAEASYWRIEMTRRRMTKTGEFINCGQLTWLRPRAPAQGTPASPDAFGTPSIPVYQDAIGA; encoded by the coding sequence ATGATCAGTCATATAGGCCAGAGTCAGAGCCTTGCCCATCTGTCTGACGTGCATCTCCCTCCAACGGGTGTCTTGTCGCCCAAGGCCTTCCTCGGGAAACGCGCCCTGAGCGTGCTGTCATGGAAACGTCGGCGGTCCAGACTGCATAGCCTCAAGACGGCAGAAGCGGTGATGAATGACATCACCGCGTTCGCACCGGATGCCATTGCCGATACCGGCGATCTTACTAATTTCGGCCTCCCGCAGGAGTTTTCGCAGGCGGCAGGCTGGCTTGAGCGGATGCCAGCTCCAACAGTCGTGGTGCCGGGCAATCACGACGCCATGACCTCGGGTTCCAGAAAGCAGGCACTTGCCGCATGGGACAGATGGACCGCTCCCCGCGCCGAGGATTTTCCCTTTGTCCGTCGGATCGGGAATATGGCGCTGATCGGCGTGTGCAGCGCCGTCGCCAGCCCGCCTCTCATGGCCTATGGACGTGTGGACATCGATCAGGCAATGCGCCTGCGCAGAATTCTCGAAGCCACCCGCGACGCCTGCCGGATCGTGCTGATCCATCACCCCGTGACACCGGGCCTGGTGCCCTGGCGAAAATCCCTTCTGGGATGGCGACATGTCGCCGGTGCGCTAAAAGAAGCCGGAGCGGAGCTCGTGCTGCATGGCCATTCTCATTGCGCCACGACCAGCTTTATCCCGGACACAGCCATTCCGCTCATCGCCACGCCGTCCGCCTCCCTGATGTCGGACGAACCGGACAGGGCCGCGGGCTGGAACGCTTTCCGGGTCGGCGCCGAGGCCAGCTACTGGCGCATAGAGATGACCCGCAGGCGGATGACCAAAACCGGGGAATTCATCAATTGCGGTCAGCTTACCTGGTTGCGGCCGCGTGCGCCTGCACAGGGCACTCCCGCGAGTCCGGATGCTTTCGGCACTCCCTCAATACCGGTCTATCAGGATGCGATAGGAGCATGA
- a CDS encoding glycosyltransferase codes for MSFSPDNPDIPTSEDKKTGSSQSGLQDELTRLRLRATAFEQSEATVEALQRQIQAYENSTFWRLTGPARKILEHSPRLKHLLRESARSCRGLVSGQLPDRLRHSWRTRTTKPLREEETTQPEAQTTRQSKRTFRPVKEDHTSLRFPRHAFPVLSIVIPSYGQVPVTLQCLCSIMRHPPSCPYEVIVAEDASGDPAVAALRAIEGLVLIERSENLGFLKNCNEAAKAASGTWLHLLNNDTEVLPGTFDALLSRLQTDESIGLTGSKLLYPDGRLQEAGGIIWNDASGWNFGRNDPHPDRAAYSYPRDVDYISGASIMLRRDLFAFLGGFDEAFAPAYYEDTDLAFRIRASGLRVVFEPASAVIHHEGVSHGTDETSGVKAYQVRNRQLMLDRWRDTLQAQHFPPATHFLRAASHARDRKTILIIDHYVPEPDRDAGSRTTMDVIRALIHAGWLVKFWPENRQRNHYSLALERLGVEILDETNPCDFPSWITENGPDLDHVMIMRPTIARAFLPDVVLNTDARRSYYGHDIHFLRLEREAEVTKDQKTREDALTMRRLETWLWPQFHAVLYLSRYEADLVRELAPNAQPHAIVPFCFTPDLSARPVTSGKTILFVGGFGHPPNVDAALWLVREIMPLVRQRVPDVRLILAGSKPAPEVRALASSNVTVTGFVSDEELARLYATSRVAAVPLRFGAGVKHKVLEALHQGLPLVTTPVGAEGIAGLGDMASVAETAPLFADALLALLENDALWRERSDAGKELISAGYSPERFGEELLGALKK; via the coding sequence GTGTCCTTTTCTCCAGACAATCCTGACATCCCCACTTCGGAAGACAAAAAGACAGGCTCGTCCCAGAGCGGTCTACAGGATGAACTGACACGGCTCCGCCTCCGGGCCACCGCGTTCGAGCAGTCGGAAGCCACGGTCGAGGCACTGCAACGCCAGATACAGGCCTATGAGAACAGCACGTTCTGGCGTCTCACCGGCCCCGCCCGGAAAATCCTTGAACACTCCCCGCGCCTGAAGCACCTGCTGCGTGAATCAGCCCGCTCCTGCCGCGGGCTTGTGAGCGGTCAGCTCCCAGACCGACTGCGTCACTCCTGGCGGACGCGCACGACAAAACCCCTCCGTGAAGAAGAGACAACCCAGCCAGAAGCGCAGACAACCCGCCAGAGCAAACGCACTTTCCGCCCTGTAAAAGAAGATCACACCTCTCTCCGCTTCCCGCGCCACGCTTTCCCGGTGCTGAGCATCGTCATTCCAAGCTACGGACAGGTGCCTGTCACGCTGCAATGTCTGTGCTCCATCATGCGCCATCCGCCGTCCTGCCCTTATGAAGTGATTGTCGCGGAAGATGCTTCCGGCGATCCAGCTGTTGCCGCCCTGCGCGCCATCGAAGGGCTGGTGCTGATCGAACGCAGTGAAAATCTGGGCTTTCTGAAGAACTGCAACGAAGCGGCGAAAGCGGCGTCCGGCACATGGCTTCACCTGCTCAACAACGACACGGAAGTGCTGCCCGGCACGTTCGACGCCCTTCTATCCCGCCTGCAAACCGACGAAAGCATCGGTCTGACCGGCTCGAAGCTGCTCTATCCGGACGGGCGGTTGCAGGAAGCCGGCGGCATCATCTGGAACGATGCTTCAGGCTGGAATTTCGGTCGCAACGATCCACATCCCGACCGGGCCGCCTACAGCTATCCCCGTGATGTGGATTACATTTCCGGCGCGTCAATCATGTTGCGTCGAGACCTGTTCGCCTTCCTCGGCGGCTTCGATGAAGCCTTTGCGCCCGCCTATTACGAGGACACGGACCTCGCCTTCCGCATCCGCGCTTCCGGACTGCGCGTGGTATTTGAACCAGCCTCGGCGGTCATCCACCATGAAGGCGTCTCGCACGGAACGGACGAGACCAGCGGCGTCAAGGCGTATCAGGTCCGCAACCGGCAACTGATGCTGGACCGCTGGCGTGACACGCTGCAAGCGCAACACTTCCCGCCAGCAACACACTTTCTGCGCGCCGCGTCTCATGCCCGGGACCGCAAGACCATTCTCATCATCGACCATTATGTGCCGGAGCCAGACCGCGACGCAGGTTCCCGCACGACCATGGACGTGATCCGCGCCCTGATCCACGCGGGGTGGCTGGTGAAATTCTGGCCGGAAAACCGCCAGCGCAACCACTACTCTCTCGCGCTCGAACGTCTGGGCGTGGAGATCCTCGACGAAACGAATCCCTGTGATTTTCCCTCGTGGATTACGGAAAACGGCCCCGATCTCGACCATGTCATGATCATGCGTCCCACCATCGCCCGCGCCTTCCTGCCGGATGTGGTGCTCAACACCGACGCGCGCCGCTCCTATTACGGTCACGACATTCACTTTCTACGACTGGAACGCGAGGCGGAGGTGACAAAAGACCAGAAGACCCGCGAGGATGCGCTCACCATGCGGCGGCTTGAGACATGGCTGTGGCCACAGTTTCATGCCGTGCTCTATCTGTCGCGATACGAAGCCGACCTTGTGCGCGAACTTGCGCCCAACGCGCAGCCTCATGCCATCGTGCCGTTCTGCTTCACCCCGGACCTCTCGGCACGCCCCGTTACATCGGGCAAAACCATCCTGTTTGTCGGTGGATTCGGTCACCCGCCCAATGTCGATGCCGCTCTCTGGCTTGTGCGAGAAATCATGCCGCTGGTGCGTCAGCGCGTGCCGGATGTACGCCTGATCCTCGCCGGATCGAAACCAGCACCTGAAGTTCGTGCGCTGGCCAGTTCGAATGTCACCGTTACAGGTTTTGTGTCGGATGAAGAACTGGCGCGGCTCTACGCCACCTCACGCGTGGCCGCCGTGCCTCTGCGTTTCGGAGCCGGTGTGAAGCACAAGGTGCTGGAAGCGCTGCATCAGGGACTGCCGCTCGTCACAACGCCAGTGGGCGCGGAAGGTATTGCCGGGCTGGGAGATATGGCGTCCGTGGCAGAGACAGCCCCTCTGTTTGCAGACGCGCTTCTGGCGTTACTGGAGAATGACGCGTTGTGGCGGGAGCGCTCGGATGCGGGAAAAGAACTGATTAGCGCAGGGTATTCGCCGGAACGATTTGGCGAGGAATTACTTGGAGCTCTAAAGAAATAA
- the ptsP gene encoding phosphoenolpyruvate--protein phosphotransferase, giving the protein MNAHRSSGCGVDLARSGTDEPGGEHLLHGEPIGAGFAIGPAFVVGEDPSLEPGARISHLTREQEHARFSEAVERSIGQLKKLQNRIARLPEETQVEIGPMLEVYQRMLGPSRLKNGVVSRLDDGMTAEAAVYEATAELAELMLASRDERQLVGEDAAAAERRAGEFREIGRRVIRNLMRESFLSLSNMPNGAILVAHTLRPADAALIDPARVAAVVTEDGGSTGHTAIMLRALGVPAVLAVEGLFDHVTDGTTLVVDGYSGSVTVDPSSRTTRQARKQVAAYAQERQELGRMRRLSSRMASGEKISLQANLELPAELPLIAQSGAAGIGLLRTEFLFINAETLPDEATQYDIYAAIVSTMGSDPTTIRVLDWGGEKQGEALIRAGIVGRDSINPALGVRGIRLLLEYPELLETQFAAILRAAAKGPVRVLLPMVTVASEIVAAREIYERVARRLKRKGIETGETLPPLGVMIETPAAALTSGHLAQYADFLAIGSNDLTMYTLAADRASSDVLALYNPLHPAVLRMIGEVFSAAFLERCPVSVCGEIAGNPRLTPLLIGLGCRSFSMSASMVPRVKQIVRHISYNDCRLLARRVLAETDIGEIGRLLDGFQRN; this is encoded by the coding sequence ATGAACGCTCACCGCAGTTCCGGTTGTGGAGTAGATCTCGCCAGAAGTGGGACGGACGAGCCGGGCGGCGAACATCTTCTTCATGGCGAGCCGATCGGAGCGGGTTTCGCCATCGGCCCTGCCTTTGTGGTCGGCGAAGATCCCTCGCTGGAACCGGGGGCCCGGATCAGCCATCTGACACGGGAGCAGGAACATGCCCGGTTCAGTGAGGCGGTTGAACGGTCCATTGGCCAGCTGAAAAAACTTCAGAACCGTATCGCTCGCCTCCCGGAAGAAACGCAGGTCGAGATCGGGCCGATGCTGGAAGTCTACCAGCGGATGCTGGGACCTTCCCGTCTGAAGAATGGTGTTGTCAGTCGGCTGGATGATGGCATGACGGCCGAAGCCGCTGTGTATGAGGCGACGGCTGAACTGGCTGAGCTGATGCTGGCGTCCAGAGACGAGAGGCAACTCGTCGGAGAGGATGCGGCGGCGGCGGAGCGTAGGGCTGGCGAGTTTCGTGAAATCGGTCGCCGGGTGATCCGTAATCTCATGCGGGAATCCTTTCTTTCCCTGTCCAATATGCCGAATGGCGCAATTCTGGTGGCGCATACACTCCGCCCTGCGGATGCTGCGCTGATCGATCCGGCTCGCGTTGCGGCGGTCGTCACCGAGGATGGTGGCTCGACGGGCCATACGGCCATCATGTTGCGGGCTCTCGGTGTGCCTGCCGTGCTGGCGGTCGAAGGGCTGTTTGATCATGTGACCGACGGAACCACGCTGGTCGTGGACGGCTATTCAGGCAGCGTCACGGTCGATCCGTCCTCGCGCACCACACGGCAGGCTCGCAAACAGGTCGCGGCCTATGCGCAGGAGCGGCAGGAACTCGGACGCATGCGGCGGCTGTCGTCGCGCATGGCCAGTGGTGAGAAGATCAGTCTGCAGGCCAATCTGGAACTTCCGGCTGAGCTGCCTCTGATCGCGCAGTCGGGCGCCGCCGGGATCGGATTGCTTCGGACCGAGTTCCTGTTCATCAACGCCGAAACGCTTCCGGATGAAGCGACGCAGTACGACATTTATGCCGCGATTGTCTCCACAATGGGATCTGATCCCACGACCATTCGGGTTCTGGATTGGGGCGGTGAGAAGCAGGGCGAGGCGCTTATTCGCGCCGGGATTGTCGGGCGTGACTCCATCAATCCGGCTCTGGGCGTGCGGGGAATCCGGCTTCTGCTCGAGTATCCTGAGCTGCTGGAGACGCAGTTTGCGGCCATTCTGCGGGCTGCGGCGAAAGGGCCGGTGCGGGTGTTGCTGCCGATGGTCACGGTTGCTTCGGAAATTGTCGCGGCCCGTGAGATCTACGAACGGGTGGCGCGTCGGCTGAAGCGCAAGGGCATTGAAACCGGTGAGACCCTGCCGCCGCTGGGGGTAATGATCGAGACCCCGGCGGCCGCCCTCACGTCGGGACATCTCGCTCAGTATGCCGATTTTCTGGCGATCGGATCAAACGATCTGACGATGTATACCCTTGCGGCGGACCGGGCGTCTTCGGACGTGCTGGCGCTCTACAACCCGCTGCATCCGGCGGTTCTGAGGATGATCGGCGAAGTTTTTTCAGCCGCCTTCCTTGAGCGATGTCCTGTGTCTGTCTGCGGAGAGATCGCCGGAAATCCTCGGCTGACCCCTCTTCTGATCGGGCTGGGGTGCCGGTCCTTTTCCATGTCGGCTTCCATGGTGCCGCGCGTAAAGCAGATCGTGCGCCATATCAGTTACAATGACTGTCGTCTGCTGGCGCGGCGCGTTCTGGCCGAAACGGATATTGGCGAAATCGGCCGTCTTCTGGACGGCTTTCAGCGCAACTGA
- a CDS encoding Rid family hydrolase — protein MEAATALMRTRYDRPDNAPVDSLLCLDTVQPSYEHSHEGMRVRHLRGFDSRTGDFPPRISDQCRLAFSAGDAALSTRGASLQDVVRVVYLVKDASKLSSCGSFASNALGDNRPATTVLVVKKFDRPEVEIELELIARIPEDALAS, from the coding sequence ATGGAAGCAGCAACAGCCCTCATGCGGACCCGATATGATCGCCCGGACAACGCTCCCGTAGACTCACTATTGTGCCTCGACACGGTTCAGCCAAGCTATGAGCATTCTCACGAGGGAATGCGCGTGCGCCATTTGCGTGGATTTGACTCCCGGACAGGCGATTTTCCGCCCCGCATCAGCGACCAGTGTCGTCTGGCTTTCTCGGCAGGAGACGCCGCTCTCTCGACCCGCGGCGCGTCACTTCAGGACGTGGTGCGCGTGGTCTACCTCGTCAAGGATGCCAGCAAACTCTCATCCTGTGGCAGTTTCGCCAGCAATGCGTTGGGCGACAACCGCCCAGCAACCACCGTACTCGTGGTTAAGAAGTTCGATCGACCCGAAGTGGAAATCGAGCTGGAACTGATCGCCCGCATTCCCGAAGACGCCCTCGCAAGCTAA
- a CDS encoding HPr family phosphocarrier protein: MEASEMMLTRAVTIVNAKGLHARASAKFVAEAEKWNAEVTVTYGSEVVSACSIMGLMLLGAGVGATITLSATGVQAGEALEALDALVASGFGEDTETDAAVS, encoded by the coding sequence ATGGAAGCCTCGGAAATGATGCTGACCCGGGCGGTCACAATCGTGAACGCCAAGGGATTGCATGCCCGCGCCTCGGCGAAGTTTGTTGCGGAAGCCGAGAAATGGAATGCCGAAGTGACAGTCACTTACGGCAGCGAAGTGGTGTCCGCCTGTTCCATCATGGGTCTCATGCTGTTGGGGGCGGGGGTTGGTGCGACGATCACCCTGTCGGCTACAGGCGTACAGGCCGGGGAAGCCCTTGAGGCGCTGGACGCTCTTGTCGCCAGCGGGTTTGGGGAAGATACTGAGACGGACGCTGCGGTCAGCTAG
- a CDS encoding glycosyltransferase, which yields MVGTEDRTVRIAYIINSVEGGGAALPVPAVTQVMRECGHHVEIFALSRRDGRAIAPMEQDGLRVHVRNGAPGDHLAAFLWLKRQMQVFSPTVIWTSLTRATLMGQLLGAYRRCPVVSWQHSARLKPANARLLRLLRSRTSLWIADSCCVEKMTRETLGIPAKQLACWPIFRADADVPLATPWQPGEPVRIGSLGRLHPVKGYDILCQALTLLRQRNDLPSFEVLIAGEGEERVHLEGLIKRDNLPVRLAGYVEHPKNFLATLHAYVQPSFWEGLCLAAHEAMLAGLPVITSAVGELPFTITGEMGSVVPPRDPQALAGALEKLLHSPDKLAEWGQAGRQRVLERFSAERFDATGRDIVERVEQIVQAHRLR from the coding sequence ATGGTGGGAACAGAGGACCGCACGGTGAGGATCGCCTATATCATCAACTCGGTGGAAGGCGGCGGAGCGGCCCTGCCAGTGCCCGCCGTGACCCAGGTTATGCGTGAGTGCGGGCACCATGTCGAAATCTTCGCACTCAGCCGTCGGGACGGGCGCGCTATCGCTCCGATGGAACAGGATGGTTTGCGCGTGCACGTCCGGAATGGCGCTCCGGGAGACCATCTGGCCGCCTTTCTCTGGCTGAAGCGCCAGATGCAGGTATTTTCGCCAACGGTGATCTGGACCTCGCTGACCCGCGCGACCCTGATGGGACAACTGCTCGGAGCCTATCGACGCTGCCCGGTCGTCAGCTGGCAACATTCAGCCCGCCTCAAACCGGCCAACGCCCGACTACTGCGCCTCCTGCGGTCCCGCACCTCTCTCTGGATCGCGGACTCCTGCTGTGTGGAGAAAATGACCCGGGAGACGCTGGGAATTCCGGCCAAGCAACTCGCCTGCTGGCCGATTTTTCGTGCAGACGCCGATGTCCCTCTGGCGACACCATGGCAACCGGGCGAACCGGTTCGTATCGGTTCACTCGGACGCCTTCATCCGGTCAAGGGTTACGATATTCTGTGTCAGGCACTGACGCTCCTGCGTCAGCGGAACGATCTGCCATCTTTTGAAGTCCTGATCGCAGGAGAAGGCGAAGAACGCGTCCATCTGGAAGGCCTGATCAAACGGGATAACCTGCCGGTCCGTCTTGCTGGCTATGTCGAGCACCCCAAAAACTTTCTGGCGACCCTGCACGCCTATGTGCAGCCTTCCTTCTGGGAAGGGCTGTGTCTGGCGGCACATGAAGCGATGCTTGCGGGGTTGCCAGTCATCACGTCAGCGGTGGGAGAACTTCCCTTTACCATCACGGGAGAAATGGGAAGCGTGGTGCCCCCCCGTGATCCACAGGCTTTGGCGGGTGCGCTTGAAAAACTGCTCCACTCGCCAGACAAACTGGCGGAATGGGGGCAGGCGGGACGTCAGCGGGTGCTCGAACGGTTCAGCGCCGAGCGCTTCGACGCCACCGGGCGCGACATCGTGGAACGCGTGGAGCAGATCGTTCAGGCACACCGCCTGAGATAA